One window of Chrysiogenia bacterium genomic DNA carries:
- a CDS encoding HypC/HybG/HupF family hydrogenase formation chaperone: protein MCLAVPGKVAMIDEGADALLRTARVDFGGVTREVSLAFLPEARVGDYVLVHAGVGISRIDEARAAQVLADLGSALDEEGKGET from the coding sequence ATGTGTCTGGCGGTTCCCGGAAAAGTCGCGATGATTGACGAAGGCGCCGACGCGCTGCTTCGCACCGCGCGCGTGGATTTTGGCGGCGTCACCCGCGAGGTGAGCCTGGCCTTCCTGCCCGAGGCCCGCGTGGGTGACTACGTGCTGGTCCATGCGGGCGTCGGGATCTCGCGAATCGACGAAGCCCGCGCCGCGCAGGTGCTCGCCGATCTTGGCAGCGCCCTCGATGAAGAAGGGAAGGGCGAGACATGA